The stretch of DNA GAACGGACGGATCCCGTTAAAATCCTCACGCCCAATAAACTCCATGCTGAGCTGTACACGGTAATACTCCTCAAAGATCTCACCAAGCACATCATATCTTCTCTCATTCAGCAGGGTCTCCGCTGTTTTTTCGGATCTCATCAGCCGGGCAGACACATCCCGGGCTACAACACCGGCTTTGATCCTTCTTCGTCTGTCATCCTGTTTATGGTCTCCCTTTGCCATTAAAAGGCAGTAGAATTTGCGGAAAAGCATCTGTCTGCGGATACGTTTTTTGTCGATCCTTGGCATATATTCATCTCGCACCTCCTGATAGCCGGTGCCCGGAACATCAACAGACTCATGAGATTCCCTTTCCCCATGAGGCGGTATATAGGACCATTCGTCCCCGTAATGCCAGATCAGATAATCACTGGTCCTGTGAGGGATCATAACCTTTTCGCCCTCGAAGTCCATATATTTTACAGGGAACATCATATCCTTGTCAAAAAGAAACGGGCAGCCTCCCCATCGCATGGCATAGCGGCTGCACTCCTCTTCTTTATAGGAAAACATGATCTTCTCCAATTTCTTTAAGGTTCTGTCCTTTCCGCAGAAGGTATAGCGGAAAAGCCAGTACAGATATCGCCAGGGAGAAATTTCCCATCTGGTTCCCACGACCATGCTGATATTCAGAAGTTCCGTATAGATCATCATATGGTCCCGATATTTCTCATACTCACGGTCATCATCCGGAATGGGATCCAGAGTCAGTACGTCAATGATCTCACCAGCTTTGTCGTCTCCTATGATCTGATGCTTGTGGATCGCACAGGTATCCGTACTTCCGTAGCGCGGAAAACCGTTGGTATAATTACGGTCCACTTCTGCACAATAAATCGCCCGGTTCGGCGGCATCTCGTTCTGACATATTTCTACAAATTTATCCCAGTCACTTTTGGGCATGTAGATATCCACATCATCGTCCCATGGGATAAAGCCTTCATTTCGAAGAACACCGATCAGAGTACCTCCGGCCATTACATATCTAAGATCATGCTTTTTGCAGATCGCATCAACCTCCCGGAAGAGCTGCAAAAGAAGCTTCTGTTTTTCTGTCATCTGTCAACCTCTTTGATTAATTATTTTCAAAAGCTCAGCCAGAGTTTCTGATTCTTCATAAAAAATTCTCGTACATTCTGTCCGTCTGTCACGGATCATGATGACCAGCTCCTGAAGCAGATAACGAAGACCATTTCCCTCAAAATTAAAGCTGTAGCGTTTCAGGAATTCCTGACCTTCTATTTTGGCTTCAAAATATCCGGTATTCCACCAGTCACCGGGTACGGTGATACGGCCCCTGGTCCCGATGATCACAAGCTCGTTTTCCACATCCACCGTTGTTCCGATCTCAATGGTCGCCAGTGCCCGGAGATACTTCATCGTGATCGTATTATAAATAAAGCTGCCGTCACTGCTCTTCACCGCATTGGTCTTCACATCCAGATAATCCTTACCGAGAAGCTTGATACATGCACAAAGCGCCTGGCTGACTGTTTCGCTGAAATTCTTTCCGCCCTCAAAATCATCCTGAGAAATCGCGCATTTTACAGCTACCACATCTCCCACAAGCGCTCCATGTGTCAGCCAGACAAGCTGCGTAAAAGCACGCAGATAGACCATGGTAAGCTTCTCTACCAGAACAACCTGATGTGCCTTTGCCAGTGCAAACAGCTCTCTTATCTCTTCCGGTTCCAGAGCCATAGGCGTGTCACTGATCACATATTTATCACATTCCAGTGCCTTTCGGATATAATCTGCCCTGTTTTTCAGACCGGATCGGATATAAACGATATCCAGTCCTTCCAGAAACTGTCCGTAATCTGTACCATAAGAGTCAAGTTCGTATCTGTCACAGAATTCTCTCGCAACAAAAACGTCCTCGGAATACACACTTTCTACATGCAGTCCGCTGACGTACTTGGACTCCATCACCATTTCGTTGTCCTCTGCATCATCCGTAACAATGCCCATGCTGTAGATCATACCCTCACTTCTGAGCTTGGTACTGGAAATATTTTTGGTACGTTCCAGATAAACGACCTCACAGTAATTCTTCAGATAATCAAATTTGCCACGCCAATCCGAACCGACTACCAGAAGATCGATATTGTATTTTGTAATGTCATTTAGCTTCTGCCCCTGATATTCCTCTACAATGATCTCATCCGCAAAACCCGTCTTGCGGACATTTTCGATACGCTTCAGAAGGCTGTCCTGTACATTCAGCTTGCCACGTTCGATATCATAGCTTTCACTGGTGACACCCACAATAAGGTAATCCCCCAGCTCCCTGGCCCTTTTCAGAATATTGTAATGTCCCTGGTGGAACAGATCAAAGGTACCGTAAGTAATGACTTTTTTCATTATTAATTTAATCCTGCGCTTTCTCTTCTTTATTTTTCAAAAGCACTTCCATTTCCCCCTGCGGTTCTGTAATCTCTAATATATCATCCAGGTCCTGGAGCTGCTCAAATTCCTGTGGAGCTCCGGCATCATCCATGCCGTCCTCCATCTCAAGATTCTCATCTACAAAGAAATCCTCGTCACGGATCTCTTCCTGTTCTTCTGTCTCACGTTCCAGTACAGCCGCCACATCATCCTTTACCTTCCGCGCATCCTCCTCGTCCAGAGTTGCCGCAAGCTCCTCAATGGCTTTCTTTCTTTTCAGTATGATCTCATAACGGTCATCTTCATCATATTCATCCTCAAGTCCTTCATCCTGCACCTGCTTCTCACGTTTGAACAGAATAAATGTAAGCAGGTTCAGTACTCCTCCGTAGAGGAAAGATACCGGCTTGCTTCCAAGGATCAGCACAAGCACCCAGGATACTCCGAAAAGCACCCAGACATTCAGCATCTGCGGGATGCTGAGAAGAAGCAGACCGTTGAGTACGATCATGATCGGATAATGGAAAAAATAGATCCCCATGGTATTTCTTCCGATAAAGGTAACCGGCAGCTTCACATCCGGGATCAGTGCCAGAAACGTCAGAACCAGCACAAAAGATACCAGATACATCAGAAGGCGGATCAGCATTCCCGTGATATCATCCATTCCCGATAACTGATACGTATGATTCCCGCGGAAAATATCTACCGGAATCTCATTGGCGATCATAAAATTCGGAACTGCATACAAAAGCAGGGCTGAAACCAGGATCAGGATCCATTTGCCCTTGAATTTACGGACTACATCTGTGTAATCACTCTTCCACAAATAGCCTGCCACAAAAAGCGGAAAAAATACAACGATCCTGGAGCTTGAAAGAT from Blautia sp. SC05B48 encodes:
- a CDS encoding adenylyltransferase/cytidyltransferase family protein, whose translation is MKKVITYGTFDLFHQGHYNILKRARELGDYLIVGVTSESYDIERGKLNVQDSLLKRIENVRKTGFADEIIVEEYQGQKLNDITKYNIDLLVVGSDWRGKFDYLKNYCEVVYLERTKNISSTKLRSEGMIYSMGIVTDDAEDNEMVMESKYVSGLHVESVYSEDVFVAREFCDRYELDSYGTDYGQFLEGLDIVYIRSGLKNRADYIRKALECDKYVISDTPMALEPEEIRELFALAKAHQVVLVEKLTMVYLRAFTQLVWLTHGALVGDVVAVKCAISQDDFEGGKNFSETVSQALCACIKLLGKDYLDVKTNAVKSSDGSFIYNTITMKYLRALATIEIGTTVDVENELVIIGTRGRITVPGDWWNTGYFEAKIEGQEFLKRYSFNFEGNGLRYLLQELVIMIRDRRTECTRIFYEESETLAELLKIINQRG
- a CDS encoding acyltransferase family protein, with amino-acid sequence MKQRTDSQGVPYSYLVDNIKVVLIFLVVFNHLIAFQLVKVDMVVRYVWYGITIFHMPAFIFISGYLSKKPQDVLKNVKNLLIPYILGYSLTWYAYIWTGRSMDYELLRPSGTVMWYVLALFIYRLTIEALGKIRFIVPLSIIFALWAGTRPEFTTYLSSSRIVVFFPLFVAGYLWKSDYTDVVRKFKGKWILILVSALLLYAVPNFMIANEIPVDIFRGNHTYQLSGMDDITGMLIRLLMYLVSFVLVLTFLALIPDVKLPVTFIGRNTMGIYFFHYPIMIVLNGLLLLSIPQMLNVWVLFGVSWVLVLILGSKPVSFLYGGVLNLLTFILFKREKQVQDEGLEDEYDEDDRYEIILKRKKAIEELAATLDEEDARKVKDDVAAVLERETEEQEEIRDEDFFVDENLEMEDGMDDAGAPQEFEQLQDLDDILEITEPQGEMEVLLKNKEEKAQD